A region of Streptomyces sp. R44 DNA encodes the following proteins:
- a CDS encoding PIG-L deacetylase family protein, whose product MADDPLTGFVRTVLGTGVPMLVLSPHLDDAVLSCGALLGWAGRRAPVTVATLFTEAAPPPYTLSARQYLKRAGARDAQELFADRRAEDRRVLELLDADWRHVGLVDGLFRRLPRIGPGTARLSRVLPELAHVYPTYRLHLSRGRVSSYDAETLRVAGEVVDALLPARSGGLVLAPLGVGGHADHVLARTVAERSGRRVVYYSEFPFNQTAAADAEFTGRHRLVARAWERDLDRKAELIRGYRTQTGTLFPGGGIPRAPEVYLLPEAADPAVSWESDRLRGTRARTAGGVG is encoded by the coding sequence ATGGCAGACGACCCGCTGACCGGATTCGTCCGCACCGTCCTGGGCACCGGCGTCCCGATGCTCGTGCTCTCACCGCATCTGGACGACGCCGTGCTGTCCTGCGGCGCGCTGCTCGGCTGGGCGGGGCGGCGGGCCCCGGTGACGGTCGCGACGCTGTTCACGGAGGCCGCGCCGCCTCCGTACACCCTCTCCGCCCGGCAGTACCTGAAGCGGGCCGGGGCCCGGGACGCGCAGGAGCTGTTCGCCGACCGGCGCGCGGAGGACCGGCGGGTCCTGGAGCTGCTCGACGCCGACTGGCGCCATGTCGGCCTGGTCGACGGGCTGTTCCGGCGGCTGCCGCGGATCGGCCCGGGCACCGCCCGGCTGTCCCGGGTGCTGCCCGAACTGGCGCATGTGTACCCCACGTACCGCCTGCACCTGTCCCGGGGCCGGGTCTCCTCGTACGACGCCGAGACGCTGCGCGTGGCCGGGGAGGTCGTCGACGCGCTGCTGCCCGCCCGCTCCGGCGGCCTGGTGCTCGCGCCCCTCGGCGTGGGCGGGCACGCCGACCACGTCCTGGCCCGCACCGTCGCGGAGCGCAGCGGCCGCCGGGTCGTGTACTACAGCGAGTTCCCGTTCAACCAGACGGCCGCCGCCGACGCGGAGTTCACCGGCCGGCACCGTCTGGTGGCCCGCGCCTGGGAGCGTGACCTCGACCGGAAGGCGGAGCTGATCCGCGGCTACCGGACGCAGACCGGGACGCTGTTCCCCGGGGGCGGCATCCCGCGGGCGCCCGAGGTGTATCTGCTGCCCGAGGCCGCCGACCCCGCCGTGTCCTGGGAATCCGATCGCCTGCGCGGCACCCGGGCCCGGACCGCGGGAGGTGTGGGGTGA
- a CDS encoding glycosyltransferase family 4 protein, which yields MPRHERRPRVLLLTAGALDGPEACGVRLAADVLGALPDVDFVWFTQGPRRRQAPPERGRPVRVLSRDGGPHITLRAQSALAGAVFARRVDLVHAFLSIGRAFPAFSWLRPLLLSGRPVVHTVPGVTDNRSLRRARPLGTTVALSESMARRLRAAEFGDVRVVPPMVRLDEWPYLPRPEGFPVVLFAGHHDPHGGAEIAIEAAAVAHGEGARFRLVLAMRGRPGQDAEALDEALRERAGAAGLPEVDVRGYVDDMHALLASVQVLLFPPARLGGHADIPLTVLQALASGRPSILSDLPQFADFGHAVLRAPAGDARRTGQQLAWLLDQPRSWDMLAERGRALVEDHFGPERFAARYAALYRELLA from the coding sequence ATGCCGCGCCATGAGCGGCGGCCCCGTGTCCTGCTCCTGACCGCCGGCGCGCTGGACGGTCCGGAGGCCTGTGGCGTGCGGCTGGCCGCCGACGTCCTCGGGGCCCTGCCCGACGTGGACTTCGTCTGGTTCACCCAGGGGCCGCGACGGCGCCAGGCCCCGCCGGAGCGCGGGCGGCCGGTCCGCGTCCTGTCCCGGGACGGCGGGCCGCACATCACCCTCCGCGCGCAGTCGGCGCTCGCCGGGGCCGTGTTCGCCCGCCGGGTCGACCTCGTGCACGCCTTCCTGAGCATCGGCCGCGCCTTCCCCGCCTTCTCCTGGCTGCGCCCGCTGCTGCTCAGCGGACGGCCGGTGGTGCACACCGTGCCCGGGGTGACCGACAACCGCTCCCTGCGGCGCGCCCGGCCGCTCGGGACCACGGTCGCCCTGTCCGAGTCGATGGCCCGCCGGCTGCGGGCGGCGGAGTTCGGGGACGTCCGGGTGGTCCCGCCCATGGTCCGGCTCGACGAGTGGCCGTACCTGCCGCGGCCCGAGGGCTTTCCCGTGGTCCTCTTCGCCGGTCACCACGACCCGCACGGCGGGGCGGAGATCGCGATCGAGGCGGCTGCGGTGGCCCACGGCGAGGGGGCCAGGTTCCGGCTGGTGCTCGCGATGCGGGGACGGCCGGGGCAGGACGCCGAGGCCCTCGACGAGGCGCTGCGGGAGCGGGCCGGCGCGGCCGGGCTGCCCGAGGTCGACGTCCGCGGATACGTCGACGACATGCACGCCCTGCTGGCCTCCGTCCAGGTGCTGCTGTTCCCGCCGGCCCGGCTCGGCGGCCACGCGGACATCCCGCTCACGGTGCTCCAGGCGCTGGCCTCCGGGCGGCCGTCGATCCTCAGCGACCTCCCCCAGTTCGCCGACTTCGGCCATGCCGTGCTGCGGGCCCCGGCGGGCGACGCGCGCCGCACCGGGCAGCAGCTGGCGTGGCTGCTCGACCAGCCGCGCTCCTGGGACATGCTCGCGGAGCGGGGGCGGGCCCTGGTCGAGGACCACTTCGGCCCCGAGCGCTTCGCCGCCCGGTACGCGGCGCTCTACCGGGAGCTGCTGGCCTGA
- a CDS encoding class I SAM-dependent methyltransferase, which translates to MDLNPPGPQETGRVRRNRDADWNAWPVDAYLAENYRRLHPCDIGVIRHHAAVYRRFTPGSLSRTVELGAGPNLYPLMLAGAASRGVDAVEPSAASVRYLRAQLTYGIDDSWRPFYALCRSLDPALPAECAEALHRVRVVRGTADDLVPGTYDLASMNFVAESVTEDFGEFTAVCDAFVRAVRPGGTLIAAFMEQMPSYRIGTGPVWPACPVDEPALRAVFVPRTTGLRITRLAKDRTLPEYGDTGVLLLSATRPDGSP; encoded by the coding sequence ATGGACCTGAATCCGCCGGGCCCCCAGGAGACGGGCCGGGTCCGCCGCAACCGGGACGCCGACTGGAACGCCTGGCCGGTCGACGCCTACCTCGCCGAGAACTACCGCAGGCTCCACCCCTGCGACATCGGCGTCATCCGCCATCACGCCGCCGTCTACCGGCGCTTCACCCCCGGCAGCCTCTCCCGCACGGTGGAGCTCGGCGCCGGACCCAATCTGTACCCGCTGATGCTCGCGGGCGCCGCGAGCCGCGGCGTCGACGCCGTCGAGCCCAGCGCCGCCAGCGTCCGCTATCTGCGCGCACAGCTCACGTACGGCATCGACGACAGCTGGCGGCCCTTCTACGCCCTGTGCCGCTCCCTCGACCCCGCCCTCCCGGCGGAGTGCGCGGAGGCGCTCCACCGGGTCAGGGTCGTCCGGGGCACCGCCGACGACCTGGTCCCCGGCACGTACGACCTCGCCTCGATGAACTTCGTCGCCGAGAGCGTCACCGAGGACTTCGGCGAGTTCACCGCCGTCTGCGACGCCTTCGTCCGCGCCGTCAGGCCCGGCGGGACGCTCATCGCCGCCTTCATGGAGCAGATGCCCAGCTACCGCATCGGCACCGGCCCGGTCTGGCCCGCCTGCCCGGTCGACGAGCCCGCCCTGCGGGCCGTGTTCGTCCCCCGTACCACCGGCCTGCGGATCACCCGGCTCGCGAAGGACCGCACCCTGCCCGAGTACGGGGACACCGGCGTCCTGCTCCTCTCGGCGACCCGGCCGGACGGTTCGCCGTGA
- a CDS encoding aminotransferase class I/II-fold pyridoxal phosphate-dependent enzyme, with translation MSLRRPNRHATERRALRTWTVVYLLFVTLLTVAYLEIPARHTTLWALIGLSGVVAILVGVHLHRPARRWPWLVLAAANLTFVSGDTAYNALEAFFGQTRPFPSIADALYLATYPLFAVGLFGFIRYRAVGRDLAVLLDALILTSGLALLCWVNLITPLARSEDMTWTEKAISIAYPLGDVLMLAMLARLLVPGGLRSRSVQLLTLGTCGILASDVIYGILQLKGTWMVGTPWDLGWVVFFTAWGLAALHPSMTGLTETAPEPTPRIAERRLALLAGASLVAPVLLLLQSLRHDRNEDIGVIAIFSAIMFLLVLARLWGMMLDHGKAEARERSLRVAAASLVAALSPREVAGAVETASATLFGPGPSHRVLLLTRDRRGGLTAVATAEHPWSCRTDELIRPRGTPWPELVAEGARLLPVTRLDPSITAEITPESHALLCPLELQVPAGGEPVLGVMLFAGPEKKLAEIAAPAQSLASQAALALERFGLSEEVNRRTSEAYFRTLVHNTSDVILIVDDDDSIRYASPSAESMFGRSLLPGTPLVDLLAPADTASALRLVADARARGAADARDDWKLLHGGSGELEVEVRCSNLRDERTVHGLVLTLRDVTEQRKLERELTHRAFHDSLTGLPNRVLLLERIERALLRGRRESTLTCMLFVDLDDFKVVNDTMGHSVGDELLVAVARRLTSVLRLTDTAARLGGDEFAVLIEGAREPRDAEALAAEIVHTLSQPFHLTDGAVSVSTSVGIATVLDSAHAEELLGHADLALYAAKAAGKKRWRLFHPELHSRLVARHELQAGMDNAIADHAFALRYQPIVEVEEGATAGLEALIRWPHARRGMVPPDQFITLAEESGHIMPLGAWVLEHAALDIARWQRMHPRQSPLRANVNVSPRQFRDPGFLEEVRRALHSSGLAPDSLFLELTETVLMRKDAQIRTTMAALKELGVGIAIDDFGTGFSSLSYLREFPIDVLKVDKSFIDDITTDLQQVALVEGIVRIADVLGLQVVAEGIEHEEQRALLAQMGCRYGQGYLFARPMTAHQTESYLHRSPPAATGPTARPAVRLAGPVPAVRTVRPPRESRWRDLEHLQRTSLMCDAVIDEVDGRRIRVGDDWLIDFASCNYLGFDLEPAIIEAIEPEVRRWGTHPSWSRLIGSPRLYPRIEERLTELLGAPDTLLLPTITLIHQSVIPLLAGTGQVFVEAQAHRTVYDGCVGARGQGAEIHRFRADQPEELAALLRGAPPEAGRLVCMDGVNSMTGNFPDLPVLARICRENGALLYVDDAHGFGVIGERRDGESSPYGSRGNSIVRHVGETYDNLVLVGGFSKAFSSLLAFLAVPRWLKDHLKVAAAPYLYSGPSPTASLATALAGLELNDERGDEIRARLYRRTARVLDHVRALGIATPNTDGLPIVEIPLGDARDLDAVATFLWEHGIYVTLASYPLVPRDRVGFRVQITAANTDEEIDQLCTALTQLAARFALQPAEASRSVTAGRPAEE, from the coding sequence ATGTCGCTGCGCCGGCCGAACCGGCATGCCACCGAGCGCCGGGCCCTGCGCACCTGGACCGTCGTCTACCTCCTGTTCGTGACCCTGCTGACCGTCGCGTACCTGGAGATCCCCGCCCGCCACACCACCCTCTGGGCGCTGATCGGGCTCAGCGGCGTCGTCGCCATCCTCGTCGGCGTCCATCTGCACCGGCCCGCCCGCCGCTGGCCCTGGCTGGTCCTGGCCGCGGCGAACCTCACCTTCGTGAGCGGCGACACCGCGTACAACGCCCTGGAGGCCTTCTTCGGCCAGACCAGACCCTTCCCGTCCATCGCCGACGCCCTCTACCTGGCCACGTATCCCCTGTTCGCCGTCGGCCTGTTCGGGTTCATCCGCTACCGGGCCGTCGGCCGTGACCTCGCCGTCCTCCTCGACGCGCTGATCCTCACCTCGGGCCTCGCGCTGCTCTGCTGGGTCAACCTGATCACCCCGCTCGCCCGAAGCGAGGACATGACCTGGACCGAGAAGGCCATCTCCATCGCGTATCCCCTCGGCGACGTGCTGATGCTGGCGATGCTCGCCCGGCTCCTCGTCCCCGGCGGACTGCGCTCCCGCTCCGTGCAGCTCCTCACCCTCGGCACCTGCGGCATCCTGGCGTCGGACGTCATCTACGGCATCCTCCAGCTCAAGGGCACCTGGATGGTCGGCACCCCCTGGGACCTCGGCTGGGTCGTCTTCTTCACCGCCTGGGGCCTCGCCGCCCTCCACCCCTCCATGACCGGCCTGACCGAGACCGCCCCCGAACCGACCCCGCGCATCGCCGAGCGGCGGCTCGCGCTGCTCGCCGGAGCCTCCCTCGTCGCCCCGGTCCTGCTGCTCCTGCAGTCCCTGCGCCACGACCGGAACGAGGACATCGGCGTCATCGCGATCTTCTCGGCGATCATGTTCCTGCTCGTCCTCGCCCGGCTCTGGGGCATGATGCTCGACCACGGCAAGGCCGAGGCCCGGGAACGCAGCCTCAGGGTCGCCGCCGCCTCCCTCGTCGCCGCCCTCAGCCCCCGCGAGGTCGCCGGAGCGGTCGAGACGGCCTCCGCCACCCTCTTCGGCCCCGGCCCCTCCCACCGGGTCCTGCTGCTCACCCGGGACCGCCGCGGCGGCCTGACCGCCGTGGCCACCGCGGAACACCCCTGGAGCTGCCGCACCGACGAGCTGATCCGGCCCCGCGGCACCCCCTGGCCCGAGCTGGTCGCCGAAGGGGCCCGGCTGCTCCCGGTGACCCGCCTCGACCCGTCCATCACAGCCGAGATCACGCCCGAGTCGCACGCCCTGTTGTGCCCGCTCGAGCTCCAGGTCCCCGCCGGAGGCGAACCGGTGCTCGGCGTGATGCTCTTCGCGGGACCGGAGAAGAAGCTCGCGGAGATCGCGGCACCCGCCCAGTCCCTCGCCTCCCAGGCGGCCCTGGCCCTCGAACGCTTCGGGCTCAGCGAAGAGGTCAACCGCCGCACCAGCGAGGCCTACTTCCGCACCCTCGTGCACAACACCTCGGACGTCATCCTGATCGTCGACGACGACGACAGCATCCGGTACGCCAGCCCCTCCGCCGAGTCCATGTTCGGCCGCTCGCTGCTCCCCGGGACCCCGCTCGTCGACCTCCTCGCCCCCGCCGACACGGCGAGCGCCCTGCGTCTCGTCGCCGACGCGCGCGCCCGCGGCGCCGCCGACGCCCGGGACGACTGGAAGCTGCTGCACGGCGGCTCGGGCGAACTGGAGGTCGAGGTCCGGTGCAGCAACCTGCGCGACGAGCGCACCGTCCACGGCCTGGTCCTCACCCTCCGGGACGTGACCGAGCAGCGGAAGCTGGAACGGGAGCTGACCCACCGGGCGTTCCACGACTCGCTGACCGGGCTCCCCAACCGCGTCCTCCTCCTCGAACGCATCGAGCGGGCGCTGCTCCGCGGCCGCCGCGAGTCCACCCTGACCTGCATGCTCTTCGTCGACCTCGACGACTTCAAGGTCGTCAACGACACCATGGGCCACTCCGTCGGCGACGAACTCCTCGTCGCCGTCGCCCGCCGCCTCACCTCGGTCCTGCGGCTCACCGACACCGCGGCCCGGCTCGGCGGCGACGAGTTCGCCGTCCTCATCGAGGGCGCGCGCGAGCCCCGCGACGCCGAGGCCCTCGCGGCCGAGATCGTGCACACCCTCAGCCAGCCGTTCCACCTCACCGACGGCGCCGTCTCCGTGTCGACCAGCGTCGGGATCGCGACCGTGCTCGACAGCGCGCACGCGGAGGAGCTCCTCGGCCACGCCGACCTCGCCCTGTACGCGGCCAAGGCCGCCGGCAAGAAGCGGTGGCGGCTCTTCCACCCCGAGCTGCACTCCCGGCTCGTCGCCCGCCACGAACTCCAGGCGGGCATGGACAACGCCATCGCCGACCACGCCTTCGCCCTGCGCTACCAGCCGATCGTCGAGGTGGAGGAAGGCGCCACGGCCGGCCTCGAAGCGCTCATCCGCTGGCCGCACGCCCGACGCGGCATGGTGCCGCCCGACCAGTTCATCACCCTGGCCGAGGAGAGCGGCCACATCATGCCGCTCGGCGCCTGGGTCCTCGAACACGCGGCCCTCGACATCGCGCGCTGGCAGCGCATGCACCCCCGCCAGTCGCCGCTGCGGGCCAATGTGAACGTCTCCCCGCGGCAGTTCCGCGACCCCGGCTTCCTCGAAGAGGTGCGGCGCGCCCTCCACTCCTCCGGGCTCGCACCCGACTCGCTCTTCCTGGAGCTGACCGAGACCGTACTGATGCGCAAGGACGCCCAGATCCGGACCACCATGGCCGCCCTCAAGGAGCTGGGCGTCGGCATCGCCATCGACGACTTCGGCACCGGATTCTCCTCGCTCAGCTACCTCCGCGAGTTCCCCATCGACGTCCTCAAGGTCGACAAGTCGTTCATCGACGACATCACCACCGACCTGCAGCAGGTGGCGCTCGTGGAGGGCATCGTGCGCATCGCCGACGTCCTCGGCCTCCAGGTCGTCGCCGAGGGCATCGAGCACGAGGAACAGCGGGCACTGCTCGCCCAGATGGGCTGCCGGTACGGGCAGGGCTACCTCTTCGCCCGCCCCATGACCGCCCACCAGACCGAGTCCTATCTGCACCGCTCCCCGCCCGCCGCCACCGGGCCGACCGCCCGCCCCGCCGTCCGGCTCGCGGGCCCCGTCCCGGCGGTCCGCACCGTCCGGCCCCCGCGCGAGTCCCGCTGGCGGGACCTGGAGCACCTCCAGCGGACCAGCCTCATGTGCGACGCCGTCATCGACGAGGTCGACGGCCGCCGCATCCGCGTCGGCGACGACTGGCTCATCGACTTCGCCTCCTGCAACTACCTCGGCTTCGACCTCGAACCCGCCATCATCGAGGCCATCGAACCCGAGGTCCGGCGGTGGGGCACCCACCCCAGCTGGTCCCGGCTCATCGGCAGCCCCCGGCTCTACCCCCGCATCGAGGAGCGGCTCACGGAACTCCTCGGCGCCCCCGACACCCTGCTGCTGCCCACCATCACCCTCATCCACCAGTCCGTCATCCCGCTCCTCGCCGGCACCGGACAGGTCTTCGTCGAGGCGCAGGCCCACCGCACCGTGTACGACGGCTGCGTCGGCGCCCGGGGACAGGGCGCCGAGATCCACCGCTTCCGCGCCGACCAGCCGGAGGAGCTGGCCGCGCTGCTGCGCGGCGCGCCCCCGGAGGCGGGCCGGCTCGTCTGCATGGACGGCGTCAACAGCATGACCGGCAACTTCCCCGACCTGCCCGTCCTGGCCCGGATCTGCCGGGAGAACGGCGCCCTGCTGTACGTCGACGACGCGCACGGCTTCGGCGTCATCGGCGAGCGCCGCGATGGCGAGAGCAGCCCGTACGGCTCGCGCGGCAACAGCATCGTCCGGCATGTCGGCGAGACGTACGACAACCTGGTCCTGGTCGGCGGCTTCTCCAAGGCCTTCTCCTCGCTGCTCGCCTTCCTCGCCGTACCGAGGTGGCTCAAGGACCACCTCAAGGTGGCGGCTGCCCCGTACCTCTACTCGGGGCCCTCGCCGACCGCCTCGCTCGCCACCGCCCTCGCCGGGCTCGAACTGAACGACGAGCGGGGGGACGAGATCAGGGCCCGCCTCTACCGCAGGACGGCCCGCGTCCTCGACCATGTGCGGGCCCTGGGCATCGCCACCCCCAACACGGACGGCCTGCCGATCGTGGAGATCCCGCTCGGCGACGCCCGCGACCTCGACGCCGTCGCCACCTTCCTCTGGGAGCACGGCATCTACGTGACGCTCGCGTCCTATCCGCTCGTCCCGCGCGACCGGGTCGGCTTCCGCGTCCAGATCACCGCCGCCAACACCGACGAGGAGATCGACCAGCTGTGCACCGCCCTCACACAGCTCGCCGCGCGCTTCGCGCTGCAGCCCGCCGAGGCCTCCCGTTCCGTCACCGCCGGAAGGCCCGCGGAGGAGTGA
- a CDS encoding glycosyltransferase family 4 protein has protein sequence MTGFRGPLLVAVSGPDDAGTSSLVRRLGRLLRERGVTVVTVHGHGCFLCRRLPVPPRVRETGEPGGGGWARRASDPERRGPRLRRVHALLEAAELAARIAAARRFARARAHGGQAVVVTDRGPLDGLVRFDPPASSGTASAFCRIAAGYALTLLVETGPWARPVRGREETEGSPAARWGRYRSWSLRLTGIARLDGARAPSLVAGAALERILDTVWERERVVAEPEPEPAGERRHVVLSVYDDADDPAHRGEGPLLAGKVARRLAEDFRVTIVTAGRRGGTEDRDGIRYVRLPVGRAGPRTGRLLFLAMLPFAARRIRHDLWLENFTPPYSTSFLPLTTRAPVVGIDHGGAEAPWWRHHVPFFLVERLGLRCYRHIVVTNAADGSVIRRLSPRADVQVVPNGVEQPFPDEARLGAGQFILFLDRIDTWVKGLDLLIDAYDRARPPLDLLLAGTGPPAEERRLTALLAAHARGPEPRIHWVGPAGEARKRQLLRDSAFLVMPSRHETFGLVALEGMAYGKPVLHFDLPALRWMRDGGDVAVPPFDVAAFGARMTELATDTALRRRLGHRAGIAARHYTWDETTGRYLALAHRLLDSPAAARRPRKRGASSWQTTR, from the coding sequence ATGACCGGCTTCCGCGGACCCCTGCTCGTCGCCGTGTCGGGTCCCGACGACGCGGGCACGTCCTCGCTGGTGCGCCGGCTCGGGAGACTGCTCCGCGAGCGCGGCGTCACCGTCGTCACCGTCCATGGCCACGGCTGCTTCCTGTGCCGCCGACTCCCGGTTCCGCCACGCGTGAGGGAGACCGGGGAACCGGGTGGGGGCGGGTGGGCACGGCGCGCCTCGGATCCCGAGCGCCGGGGACCCCGGCTGCGCCGTGTCCACGCGCTCCTCGAAGCCGCCGAGCTCGCGGCCCGGATCGCCGCGGCCCGGCGGTTCGCGCGGGCGCGGGCCCACGGCGGGCAGGCCGTGGTCGTCACCGACCGCGGCCCGCTGGACGGCCTGGTGAGGTTCGACCCGCCGGCCTCCTCCGGGACGGCGTCCGCCTTCTGCCGGATCGCCGCGGGCTACGCCCTGACGCTGCTGGTGGAGACGGGGCCCTGGGCCCGGCCGGTCCGCGGCCGGGAGGAGACCGAGGGATCACCGGCCGCCCGGTGGGGCCGCTACCGGAGCTGGTCGCTGCGGCTGACGGGCATCGCGCGCCTCGACGGCGCACGGGCCCCGTCCCTGGTGGCGGGCGCGGCCCTGGAGCGGATCCTCGACACGGTGTGGGAACGGGAGCGGGTGGTCGCCGAGCCGGAGCCCGAGCCGGCCGGGGAGCGGCGGCACGTGGTGCTGTCGGTCTACGACGACGCGGACGACCCCGCCCACCGGGGCGAAGGGCCGCTGCTCGCGGGCAAGGTGGCGCGGCGGCTCGCCGAGGACTTCCGGGTGACCATCGTGACGGCGGGCCGACGCGGCGGCACCGAGGACCGGGACGGCATCCGGTACGTCCGGCTCCCGGTGGGCCGGGCGGGCCCACGCACCGGAAGGCTGCTCTTCCTCGCGATGCTGCCGTTCGCGGCCCGGCGGATCCGGCACGACCTGTGGCTGGAGAACTTCACTCCCCCGTACTCGACGAGCTTCCTGCCCCTGACGACCCGCGCCCCCGTGGTCGGCATCGACCACGGGGGCGCCGAGGCCCCGTGGTGGCGCCACCACGTGCCGTTCTTCCTGGTGGAGCGGCTCGGCCTGCGCTGCTACCGGCACATCGTGGTGACGAACGCGGCGGACGGATCGGTGATCCGCAGGCTCAGCCCCCGGGCCGACGTACAGGTCGTTCCCAACGGGGTGGAACAGCCCTTCCCTGACGAGGCCCGGCTGGGCGCCGGGCAGTTCATCCTCTTCCTGGACCGGATCGACACCTGGGTGAAGGGCCTCGACCTGCTGATCGACGCCTACGACCGGGCCCGGCCGCCGCTCGACCTGCTGCTCGCGGGCACGGGTCCCCCCGCGGAGGAACGCCGGCTCACCGCGCTCCTCGCCGCCCACGCCCGCGGCCCCGAACCCCGGATCCACTGGGTCGGACCCGCCGGAGAGGCCCGCAAGCGCCAGCTGCTGCGCGACAGCGCCTTCCTGGTGATGCCGTCCCGGCACGAGACCTTCGGTCTGGTGGCCCTGGAGGGCATGGCGTACGGCAAGCCGGTGCTGCACTTCGACCTGCCGGCGCTGCGCTGGATGCGCGACGGCGGCGACGTGGCCGTCCCGCCGTTCGACGTGGCGGCGTTCGGGGCGCGCATGACCGAACTGGCGACGGACACGGCGCTCCGGCGCCGACTGGGCCACCGCGCCGGGATCGCGGCGCGGCACTACACGTGGGACGAGACGACGGGCCGCTATCTGGCCCTGGCCCATCGGCTGCTCGACTCACCCGCCGCCGCGCGGCGGCCGAGGAAGAGGGGTGCGTCGTCATGGCAGACGACCCGCTGA